A single Ochrobactrum sp. BTU1 DNA region contains:
- a CDS encoding TonB-dependent receptor, whose protein sequence is MITRSSRNFFYGVSALTLAAISSSSTFAQDAEASGGSKGLVLDTLVITGEKVARDIKNTASSVTVITAKEISKEKTGDTSVSEAVRGTPNVVYTDTVGAPVIRGQDTQGPNNGATAFFSGTVPRATINLDGHYLNYNEFIFGSTSIWDLDSIEVFRGPQTTSQGANAIAGAIVVNTKDPTFEQEGAYQVEIGSYKSKRTSIMLNSPLYKDELAGRLAIDYSGRDTFIDYVNPGFYSSGTDQDFQSLNIRSKLLWQPAEIPGLEAKLTYSFNKSNRPTYEAATPLYYDLDYSGATLPSWDQRTNTGILDVSYEFENGFKLHNQTQFSDSSVKRRVGVAHNGDANIDQTNISNETRLTFGDQEDVLSGVAGVYFAHTKTDELLDLVNAANKVAVNNYISEFDDKKTNVGLFGELSWRMNEQWTLTGGARFQYDKIQRDGVSVYALDAIDFDESFSAFLPKVSLAYAITPELTVGGLISRGYNPGGVSLYMNTSNPATSKWNKFDEETLWNYELFTRAAFLDNKLVINGNVFYMDFKNAQYNIPVVISPGITQSYTINAEKAHAYGLELGADYQILDNLTLKAGAGIMRTKIDEISSNPDYADNEFAKSPGYMLNFGASWNVTEKFNVSGDVRYIDSYYSDVANTSSYWIDAYTIANARVSYDFNEKFQLYGFVKNIFNERVPTAKQATRGLSGATTQASMTMPRTFGIGIKGSF, encoded by the coding sequence ATGATTACCCGCTCCTCCCGCAACTTTTTTTATGGCGTCAGCGCGTTGACGTTGGCAGCGATCTCAAGCTCATCAACCTTTGCACAAGATGCTGAGGCATCTGGAGGCTCCAAAGGACTGGTGCTCGACACGCTCGTCATCACCGGCGAAAAAGTAGCGCGTGATATCAAGAACACTGCCTCATCCGTGACCGTGATTACCGCAAAGGAAATCAGTAAGGAAAAGACGGGCGACACCTCTGTATCGGAAGCGGTCCGCGGAACACCCAACGTTGTCTATACCGACACCGTGGGCGCACCCGTTATTCGCGGTCAGGACACGCAGGGCCCAAACAATGGCGCGACAGCCTTCTTCTCCGGCACAGTCCCCCGCGCAACAATCAATCTTGACGGCCACTATCTGAATTATAACGAGTTTATCTTCGGCTCCACTTCCATCTGGGATCTCGACAGCATCGAAGTCTTCCGCGGGCCGCAGACCACATCTCAGGGCGCGAATGCGATTGCCGGTGCGATTGTGGTCAATACCAAAGACCCGACATTTGAGCAGGAAGGCGCATATCAGGTCGAGATCGGCAGCTATAAATCCAAGCGCACCTCGATTATGCTGAACAGCCCGCTCTACAAAGACGAGCTCGCAGGCCGTTTGGCTATCGATTACTCGGGGCGCGACACTTTCATTGATTATGTCAATCCGGGCTTCTACTCTTCTGGAACCGATCAGGATTTCCAGTCGCTGAACATTCGTTCGAAGTTGCTCTGGCAGCCTGCTGAAATCCCAGGCCTAGAGGCAAAGCTCACCTACTCGTTCAACAAGAGCAATCGCCCGACCTATGAAGCGGCGACACCGCTTTACTATGATCTCGACTACAGTGGCGCAACTTTACCCTCTTGGGATCAGCGTACCAATACTGGCATCTTGGATGTCAGTTATGAATTTGAGAATGGCTTCAAGCTCCACAACCAGACACAGTTCTCAGACTCTTCGGTCAAGCGCAGAGTGGGGGTCGCACATAATGGTGACGCCAATATCGACCAGACAAATATCTCGAATGAGACACGCCTCACCTTTGGAGATCAGGAGGACGTCCTGAGCGGTGTCGCTGGTGTTTATTTTGCACATACAAAAACCGACGAGCTTCTCGATCTGGTGAATGCTGCCAATAAGGTCGCTGTAAACAATTATATCTCTGAGTTCGACGACAAGAAAACAAATGTTGGCCTGTTTGGCGAACTAAGCTGGCGTATGAATGAGCAATGGACATTGACTGGAGGCGCGCGCTTCCAGTACGACAAAATTCAGCGCGATGGTGTTTCAGTCTATGCACTGGACGCGATTGATTTTGATGAATCCTTCTCTGCTTTCCTGCCTAAAGTATCGCTGGCCTATGCCATCACCCCTGAGCTTACCGTCGGTGGCCTTATAAGCCGCGGCTACAATCCGGGCGGTGTTTCGCTTTATATGAACACATCCAACCCTGCGACGAGCAAATGGAACAAGTTCGACGAGGAAACACTATGGAACTACGAACTGTTCACCCGCGCCGCATTCTTGGACAATAAGCTCGTTATAAACGGCAACGTGTTCTACATGGACTTCAAGAATGCCCAGTACAATATTCCTGTTGTCATTTCTCCCGGGATAACACAGTCATATACCATCAACGCGGAGAAGGCACATGCCTATGGACTTGAACTCGGCGCTGATTACCAGATCCTCGACAATCTGACCCTCAAGGCAGGCGCAGGTATCATGCGCACGAAAATTGATGAGATTTCGAGCAATCCCGATTATGCGGATAATGAGTTTGCAAAATCGCCGGGCTACATGCTGAACTTCGGAGCAAGCTGGAATGTAACCGAAAAATTCAATGTTTCTGGTGATGTGCGCTATATCGACAGCTACTATTCCGATGTCGCGAACACCTCATCCTACTGGATCGACGCTTACACAATCGCCAATGCCCGCGTAAGCTACGACTTTAACGAAAAATTCCAGCTCTACGGATTTGTGAAGAATATCTTCAACGAACGTGTACCGACCGCCAAGCAAGCAACGCGTGGCCTAAGCGGAGCAACGACACAGGCCAGCATGACAATGCCACGCACTTTCGGCATCGGCATCAAGGGCAGCTTCTGA
- a CDS encoding IclR family transcriptional regulator: MEVVSDKRSGTIQSVSIAARFLKILANAENELPLGEVAKRAGTGGSTAHRYLQSLVKEGLAKQDPVSGFYDLGPTALSIGIGALRRVDAVEIAAQHMKALSQTHAMSGGVAIWTDRGPTLVRWYRSAYFSVNPLALGDTLPIDNTACGHIFQSYLPTATVDRARKVQPAHFRGTPPSKALLEKVRKDRWSEMTSHLLSNVTGQASPVLDAQGEIVCVMTTVADLGQLRTDEERRALFYEACIVNESTGGLIVDTKLEMPKS; this comes from the coding sequence ATGGAGGTCGTTAGCGACAAACGGTCTGGCACGATACAGTCTGTTTCAATTGCTGCCCGATTTCTGAAGATTCTCGCCAATGCCGAGAATGAACTGCCTCTGGGAGAGGTGGCGAAACGTGCTGGAACCGGCGGCTCGACAGCGCATCGCTATCTGCAAAGCCTTGTAAAGGAAGGTCTTGCGAAGCAGGATCCGGTCAGTGGTTTTTATGACCTTGGTCCAACGGCACTGAGCATCGGCATCGGCGCGCTTCGGCGGGTTGATGCGGTGGAGATCGCTGCACAACACATGAAAGCTTTATCGCAAACTCATGCGATGAGTGGTGGTGTGGCGATCTGGACTGACAGAGGGCCGACGCTGGTTCGCTGGTATCGCAGCGCCTATTTCTCCGTTAACCCGCTAGCGCTTGGCGATACATTGCCGATCGACAATACAGCCTGCGGTCATATTTTTCAGTCCTATCTTCCAACGGCCACTGTCGATCGGGCGCGCAAGGTACAACCTGCACATTTTCGCGGAACGCCGCCATCTAAAGCCCTGCTTGAAAAGGTACGAAAAGATCGTTGGTCTGAGATGACCAGCCATCTCTTGTCAAATGTGACGGGTCAGGCTTCGCCTGTGCTCGATGCTCAAGGCGAGATTGTCTGCGTGATGACAACTGTTGCCGATCTTGGCCAGTTGCGCACGGATGAAGAGCGTCGTGCGCTTTTTTATGAAGCATGCATTGTCAATGAATCAACAGGTGGCCTCATCGTTGATACCAAGTTGGAAATGCCGAAGAGCTAA
- a CDS encoding NtaA/DmoA family FMN-dependent monooxygenase (This protein belongs to a clade of FMN-dependent monooxygenases, within a broader family of flavin-dependent oxidoreductases, the luciferase-like monooxygenase (LMM) family, some of whose members use coenzyme F420 rather than FMN.) has translation MTSRKTLHIGMSLAPTWLSNDGWRHDNSDIEGVFGSDFYVDIAQRAEAAKLDFVFRPDNLFLNSQIMETTPGFASLDATLLMATLARETSKIGLLTTISTTFMPPYAVARQVLSLHHLSNGRAGWNIVTALDGNVNFGLDEMPTSDERYARAAEFTDVVQALWQSFPGDALKRDRTSGNYADTARIKPINHAGALFKVKGPLNVPSLENVPIPLVQAGASPAGRSFAASVADAIFSATPDIDAAISLRNDLRSLAQSHGRNSDDVRLLPGLSLYLAPTRKEAEELFSYTHARGERTRKIAYIRDMTGLDLTDWPEDRLIRPSDMPPPPEKVRSKTHAGLLQRLLHKETLSLQDLLRRPEVISAAHWQIIGTVDDAVEAIQKWSDASAIDGFITAPGGSTSSMRLTLDELMPRLSEAGLLRTDYTGDTFAHHLSE, from the coding sequence ATGACATCTCGCAAAACGCTCCACATTGGCATGTCGCTTGCTCCCACCTGGCTCAGCAATGATGGCTGGCGGCATGACAACAGCGATATTGAAGGTGTTTTCGGCTCAGACTTTTACGTCGACATTGCGCAACGCGCGGAGGCTGCAAAGCTCGACTTTGTGTTTCGTCCCGATAATCTATTTCTCAACAGCCAGATCATGGAAACCACGCCCGGATTCGCTAGTCTGGATGCCACATTGCTGATGGCAACGCTTGCGCGCGAAACTTCCAAAATCGGTCTACTCACCACGATTTCTACCACCTTCATGCCACCCTATGCCGTCGCACGGCAGGTTCTGTCATTGCATCATCTAAGCAACGGGCGTGCAGGATGGAACATCGTGACCGCCCTTGATGGCAATGTGAATTTCGGTCTTGATGAAATGCCGACATCCGACGAGCGCTATGCGCGAGCAGCAGAGTTTACCGATGTCGTGCAAGCGCTCTGGCAAAGCTTCCCTGGTGACGCTCTCAAGCGTGACCGGACTAGCGGCAACTATGCTGACACGGCACGTATCAAACCAATTAATCATGCGGGTGCTTTGTTTAAAGTCAAAGGCCCCCTCAATGTTCCTTCGCTGGAGAATGTCCCGATCCCACTGGTTCAGGCGGGCGCTTCACCAGCCGGACGCAGTTTCGCAGCATCTGTCGCCGATGCGATTTTCTCGGCAACACCAGATATTGATGCAGCGATTAGTCTGCGTAATGACCTGCGCTCTCTGGCGCAATCTCACGGCCGGAATTCCGACGATGTGCGCCTGCTTCCGGGCCTCAGCCTCTATCTTGCACCAACGCGTAAAGAGGCGGAAGAGCTTTTCTCCTATACCCACGCGCGCGGCGAGCGCACGCGCAAGATTGCCTATATTCGGGATATGACCGGCCTTGATCTAACCGATTGGCCAGAAGATCGCCTGATCCGCCCGTCGGACATGCCTCCACCACCAGAAAAAGTACGCAGCAAAACCCACGCGGGATTGCTGCAGCGCCTTTTGCACAAAGAAACACTCAGCCTTCAAGACCTGCTACGCAGGCCGGAAGTGATCAGCGCCGCCCATTGGCAGATCATTGGCACGGTCGATGACGCCGTAGAAGCAATTCAAAAATGGTCTGATGCAAGTGCTATTGATGGTTTCATCACCGCCCCCGGCGGTTCAACCTCATCCATGCGTCTCACCCTTGACGAGTTGATGCCAAGGTTGAGCGAAGCAGGCCTTCTCCGCACCGACTATACCGGTGACACATTCGCTCATCACTTGAGCGAATAG